In Drosophila pseudoobscura strain MV-25-SWS-2005 chromosome 4, UCI_Dpse_MV25, whole genome shotgun sequence, the following proteins share a genomic window:
- the kek2 gene encoding uncharacterized protein kek2: MSAAFVALLLLVASVAGCPPEVCICKWKGGKQTVECGAQQLANIPEGMDPGTQVLNFSGNSLQVLQSERFLRMDLLNLQKIYLSRNQLIRIHEKAFRGLTNLVELDLSENALQHVPSETFQDYSSLMRLSLSGNPIRELKTSAFRHLSFLTTLELSNCQVERIENEAFVGMDNLEWLRLDGNRIGFIQGSHILPKSLHGISLHSNRWNCDCRLLDVHSWLVNFNTPLAEEPKCMEPARLKGQVIKGLQREQLACLPEVSPQSSYTEVSEGRNMSITCLVRAIPEPKVLWLFNGQVMSNDSLMDNLHMFYYIDESIGSSGAEEKRSEIFIYNVGAEDNGTFSCVGQNIAGTTFSNYTLRVIIKEPPVVNEVSFPRDYMNYIVASSAGGGIIFVVLLCTIVVKCKRTAEPAKQRKKCDQVTSIAGGTDSSAGSNQDTGMGMMKCASILNDGADSMTGNAGMLLGDTMTPTKATNGAAGGGIILGGQMKQNLLLYAGPSQGQQQLQLNVNLMGSGAGSPPLLLGNGHGLAAAYCSPPASLRNYQEKNPDLVNDAESVKHKLKTAVSLDGTGDYETSSDCGQYEGCYQLAAAAAAAAHPHPHQHPHAHPLMGRFTQAMTTLPRGMQLKSVMAGTHQPAPHQVDVHLNPVCFLGQDGFAYDYSSAHLVQQTPQQQQQQQQQQQMQQQQQLQPAGPQPAANFYRTLPHNRLHKQQQFQGAAAPNSSLRYSLEAEFIQRGPVSYEKYQMPNVRFTAEGYPQQQQQQMQLQQQQQQQQFPSPPEGYKSDLSMLPAPFQQWPSCLPGYRYAQSPTQAAISPTPQAQAPPPPPPAAAASTSTGTGTIPELDESEAISPRLEETRAEDGDGAGAGAAGAPPDASATEESAGGGDTSKLKQLNGPLADSPDEGYVGDGQETSDI, translated from the coding sequence atGTCTGCAGCTTTTGTGGCTTTGCTGCTCCTCGTGGCCAGCGTCGCCGGCTGCCCGCCGGAGGTCTGCATCTGCAAGTGGAAGGGCGGCAAGCAGACGGTGGAGTGCGGGGCCCAGCAGCTGGCCAACATACCGGAGGGCATGGATCCGGGCACCCAGGTGCTCAACTTCAGCGGCAACTCGCTGCAGGTGCTGCAGTCGGAGCGCTTCCTGCGCATGGACCTGCTCAACCTGCAGAAGATCTATCTGTCGCGCAACCAGCTGATCCGCATACACGAGAAGGCCTTCCGGGGGCTGACCAACCTGGTGGAGCTGGACCTCAGCGAGAACGCGCTGCAGCACGTGCCGAGCGAGACGTTCCAGGACTACAGCTCGCTGATGCGCCTCTCGCTGAGCGGGAACCCGATCAGGGAGCTGAAGACGTCGGCCTTCCGCCACTTGTCGTTCCTGACCACCCTGGAGCTGTCCAACTGCCAGGTGGAGCGCATCGAGAACGAGGCCTTCGTGGGCATGGACAATCTCGAGTGGCTGCGGCTCGACGGCAACCGGATCGGCTTCATCCAGGGCAGCCACATCCTGCCCAAGTCCCTGCACGGCATCAGTCTGCACAGCAATCGCTGGAACTGCGACTGCCGCCTGCTGGACGTCCACTCGTGGCTGGTGAACTTCAACACGCCGTTGGCGGAGGAGCCCAAGTGCATGGAGCCGGCCCGGCTCAAGGGGCAGGTCATCAAGGGGCTGCAGCGCGAGCAGCTGGCCTGCCTGCCGGAGGTCAGTCCGCAGTCGAGCTACACGGAGGTGAGCGAGGGCCGCAACATGTCCATCACCTGCCTGGTGCGGGCCATTCCGGAGCCGAAGGTCCTGTGGCTCTTCAACGGCCAGGTGATGAGCAACGACAGCCTGATGGACAACCTGCACATGTTCTACTACATCGACGagagcatcggcagcagcggGGCCGAGGAGAAGCGCAGCGAGATCTTCATCTACAACGTGGGGGCCGAGGACAACGGCACCTTCTCGTGCGTGGGCCAGAACATAGCCGGCACCACCTTCAGCAACTACACGCTGCGGGTGATCATCAAGGAGCCGCCGGTGGTCAACGAGGTCTCCTTTCCGCGCGACTACATGAACTACATTGTGGCCAGCAGCGCCGGGGGCGGCATCATCTTCGTGGTCCTCCTCTGCACGATCGTGGTCAAGTGCAAGCGCACCGCGGAGCCGGCCAAGCAGCGCAAGAAGTGCGACCAGGTGACGAGCATAGCCGGCGGCACGGACTCCTCGGCGGGCAGCAACCAGGACACCGGCATGGGCATGATGAAGTGCGCCTCGATCCTCAACGACGGGGCGGACAGTATGACCGGCAACGCCGGCATGCTGCTGGGCGACACCATGACCCCCACGAAGGCCACCAACGGGGCGGCTGGCGGGGGCATCATCCTGGGCGGACAGATGAAGCAGAACCTCCTGCTGTACGCCGGCCCGAGtcagggccagcagcagctccaattGAACGTCAACCTGATGGGCAGCGGGGCGGGCTCGCCgcccctgctgctgggcaACGGGCACGGGCTGGCCGCCGCCTACTGCTCGCCCCCCGCCTCCCTGCGCAACTACCAGGAGAAGAACCCCGATCTGGTCAACGACGCCGAGAGCGTCAAGCACAAGCTGAAGACGGCCGTTTCGCTGGACGGCACCGGGGACTACGAGACGTCCAGCGACTGCGGCCAGTACGAGGGCTGCTACCagctggccgccgccgccgccgccgccgcccacccccatccccaccaGCACCCGCACGCCCATCCGCTGATGGGACGCTTCACCCAGGCCATGACCACGCTGCCGCGGGGCATGCAACTCAAGTCGGTGATGGCGGGCACACACCAGCCGGCGCCCCACCAGGTCGACGTCCACTTGAATCCCGTCTGCTTCCTCGGACAGGATGGCTTCGCCTACGACTACAGCAGCGCCCATTTGGTGCAGCAAacgccccagcagcagcagcagcagcagcagcagcagcagatgcaacagcagcagcagctgcagccagcAGGACCCCAGCCGGCCGCAAACTTTTACCGAACACTGCCGCACAATCGGCTgcacaaacagcagcagttCCAGGGGGCAGCGGCCCCCAACTCGAGCCTCCGCTACAGCCTCGAGGCGGAGTTCATCCAGCGCGGCCCCGTCAGCTATGAGAAGTACCAGATGCCGAATGTCCGATTCACCGCCGAGGGCtatccgcagcagcagcagcagcagatgcagctccagcaacagcagcagcagcagcagttccccTCTCCCCCCGAGGGCTATAAGAGCGATCTATCGATGCTGCCGGCCCCGTTCCAGCAGTGGCCCAGCTGTCTGCCCGGCTACCGCTACGCCCAGTCACCCACCCAGGCAGCCATCTCGCCCACCCCACAGGCCCAGGCACCACCGCCTcccccaccagcagcagcagcatcgaccTCCACAGGGACTGGCACCATTCCGGAGCTGGACGAGAGCGAGGCCATCTCGCCGCGACTGGAGGAGACCAGGGCCGAGGACGGGGAcggggctggggccggggctgCCGGTGCGCCCCCAGACGCGTCTGCCACGGAGGAGAGTGCCGGCGGGGGGGACACCTCGAAGCTGAAGCAGTTGAACGGTCCCCTGGCGGACAGCCCCGACGAGGGCTATGTGGGCGATGGCCAGGAGACGAGCGACATATGA